In Desulfovibrio aminophilus, the DNA window GCCCACCGGCAGCCTGGACAAGGCCACCGGCCGGGGCGTCATGGAGCTCCTGCGCGCCCTGGCCGACAGCGGGCTGGCCGTGGTCATGGTCACCCACGACCAGGAATGGGCCGCCCTGGCCGACGAAATCGTCTTCATGGAAGACGGGCGGCTTCGCCGCACTTTAGAAGACGGTTAAGAAAGAGGACGGCGGGGCTGTTCCGCCTCCCTGAACACCGGGCCGCGTCCCCGGCCGCGACAGAATCTCCTCTCCACCTCCCCTCCGTAACCGGGGGCCGCATCCGTCCGATGCGGCCCCCGCCGGCTTCGCCGGTTCATAAGAAGACGGAGAGGGGCGACAAAAGAGCCTCCTTGCCTTTCTACAACCCGGCGAAGCCGGTTGACAACTGGTTGTCGATGAGGCAGCGTCGGGGCCATGAAACCGGCGGCATCCCTCACCCCGCTGTCGCGGCTGACCCTGCTGGTCTTCCGGGCGCAGCAGGCCATCACCCGCGACGGCGACCGGCTGGCCGCGCCCTGGGGCGTCACGGCCGCGCAATGGAAGGCGCTCGGTGCGGTGAGCCTGGCCGAAGGTTCCGCCACGGCGGCGGCAGTGGGGCGGCGCATGGGCATGAGCCGCCAGGCCGCGGCCAAGCAGACCCGGATCCTGGCGGAGCGCGGCCTGCTGGAGCGCCGGGAGAACCCGGCGGACGCCCGGGCCCCGGTCTATTCCCTGACTCCGCTGGGCCGGGCGACCCTGGAGGAGATCGGCGCGGCCTGGGCCCGGCGCGGCAAAACCCTGGCCAAGGGCCTGGACGACGCGTGCCTGGACGAGGCCTGCGGGGTGCTGAAGGGCCTGCTGGACCGGCTGGAAGGGCCGCCGGGCCCGCCCACGGGCTGGACCTGAGGCCCTCCCGGCGCGGCGGACGCCGAACAGTCCTTGAACCCTTTGAGGAGGAGGCCATGAACGACCTGCGCGAACGGCTCGACGGACTGCTGGAGGCCCTGGGCAAGGCCGAGGAGCCCGTCGGCGTGTTCTACTCCGACCGCGAACCGGCCCTGGGCTTCGCGCCCAAGCCCGGCCCGCCCATCTCCGCCGAACTGGAGCAAAGCGGGGCCATCGACTTCCGGGCCGTGTTCGAAAATTTCTCCTGCGTGCTCGGCAACATCTGGATGGCCCGCAAGAAGGGCATGCCCGCCTGGCTCACGGCCGAGCGCTACGGCTGCCCCGGGGCCTCGTTCCACTGCGGCTTCCACGCGCCCCAGCTGGAATTCATCGCCCGCTACGTGTCCACGGGCGCGCCCCAGGCCGCCCCGGGCGAACGCTACCTGCCCTCGCCCGAGGCCGTGCGCGGCTACTTCGCGGCCCTCTCGCCCCGGCCCGCCCCGGCCCGGGCCTGCGTATTCAAGCCCCTGTCCCTGCTGGAGCCCGGCGAGCAGCCGGAGGTGGTCGTCTTCTTCGCCCGGGGCGAAGCGCTCGGCGGGCTCTGCCAGCTGGCCTGCTTCGCCAGCGGCGACGTGGAGGCCGTGGCCATGCCCTTCGGCGCGGGCTGCGCCAGCATCCTGGCCTGGCCCCTGCGCTACCTGGAGCAGGGCCGGGAGCGGGCCGTGGTCGGCGGCCAAGACCCCTCCTGCCGCAAGTTCCTCAAGGTGGACGAGCTGACCTTCGCCGCGCCCTGGTCCCTGTTCGAGAAGATGCTCGCGGCCTGGCCGGACTCCTTCCTGGCGCACCACTCCTGGGAGGACC includes these proteins:
- a CDS encoding MarR family winged helix-turn-helix transcriptional regulator; amino-acid sequence: MKPAASLTPLSRLTLLVFRAQQAITRDGDRLAAPWGVTAAQWKALGAVSLAEGSATAAAVGRRMGMSRQAAAKQTRILAERGLLERRENPADARAPVYSLTPLGRATLEEIGAAWARRGKTLAKGLDDACLDEACGVLKGLLDRLEGPPGPPTGWT
- a CDS encoding DUF169 domain-containing protein; the protein is MNDLRERLDGLLEALGKAEEPVGVFYSDREPALGFAPKPGPPISAELEQSGAIDFRAVFENFSCVLGNIWMARKKGMPAWLTAERYGCPGASFHCGFHAPQLEFIARYVSTGAPQAAPGERYLPSPEAVRGYFAALSPRPAPARACVFKPLSLLEPGEQPEVVVFFARGEALGGLCQLACFASGDVEAVAMPFGAGCASILAWPLRYLEQGRERAVVGGQDPSCRKFLKVDELTFAAPWSLFEKMLAAWPDSFLAHHSWEDPRKKALRSRRTWGEDGAEAGRA